The Imtechella halotolerans DNA window TCCATTTCAAAATATGGTCTTTTATAATCAACCCCTGAAAGATGTTCTTTTTCCAATTTATATGCTACCCATTCGGCTTGTTCATGAGGCTCACTATAGGATAGCGAATACCCTTTGTGATGGATAATTTGTCCTGTTGTACTACTTGGTAAGAAATGAGAGCCATCCTGATATATGGTGTCATTTTTGGATGTGTTTCCTCCCCAATCTACATGTAATTGTTCCAGATAAGATTCTCTATCAACTCCTTTGGTTTCCAACCAATATCCAGCCGCAACTACCAAAAGAGCTAATAGAGTATACCATGTTTTTTTTCGCATTATGGTTATTTTTCAATTAACGCCTCTCCAACAGGATTACCAGTTGTCCCATTTGGATATGCTATTCCTAATAGCGCTGCTACGGTAGGTGCAATGTCTGGAATTTCCGTGCGTCGAGTGGTCGAACCTTGCTTTATCCCATTCCCAAACATTAAAAAAGGCACTTGAGTATCATAATTAAACCCAGATCCATGCGTAGAGCCTGTACGAGAATAACTAATAAAAGAAGCGTCAAGGACCACCAATACATCTCCAGATCTTTTATGATTAAATCCTTTTTGAAGCATATAGGCCATTCCTTCTGTATAATGTTGAGTTTTCATACTATGTGCTGTGTACACCTCAGCTATTCCATCATAATTCAAAATTTCTTCTGCAATTGCCTCTTGCACCTCTTTGGCACTTTGATTAATTGCTGCCAGCTCATCATAATCTAAAAACAGTTGGTTATTGGATACATTTTTTATCAACTTATCTGAATTGAATTTATTTTTCAAAAAATTCTTTAACCGCCCAACAAATTCATTTTTCTCAAAATATCCTGCTGGTATGTTTAACGATTTTAGATAGGCAGGTACATGTACAGCCCCATGGTCAGCTGTAAGAAATACGGTATAATTCCCTTTACCTACACGACTATCCAATGCTGAAAACAAACGTGCAAGTTCCAAATCTAAACGCAAATAACAATCTTCTACCTCTATAGAGTTCACCCCAAACGAATGGCCAATATAATCTGGACTGGAATAACTAATTGCTAAAAAATCAGTCGTCTTGCCCTGTCCTAATTGCTCACCTTCTAATGCAGCTAAAGCAAAATCCGTGGTTATGCTGTTTCCAAAAGGGGTAGCTTTTAATATATCATAGCTTCCATTATCTTTCCATAAATTAGGGAGATTATGAGGGAAAACTGGAGCATTTTCTCCTTTAAATTTACCTTCAAACGTGTTGTCATCACTTCCACTAGCAACATAGGTATGAATATCATATAATGTATTCCACTCCTTCTTGTATTTGCTTACTGATTTTGCTTTATTAAAGTCCTTAACCCATTTTGGCAACTCTTCCATATAATAACTACTAGTTATCCAAGCTCCTTCGTTCTTTCCATGAAACCAATATGCCGCATCCGCAGTGTGTCCAGCCGGTAAAATAGCACCTCTATCCTTTAGTGCTATACCAATTACCTTACTACGAGACTGTGTTGCCAATTTAAGTTGATCAGTTACTGTAGTTGTTTTCATTCTATGTGGAGACATCTTCCCGGCTGCATCTTGAGTTCCTACCGGAGTCACATTATCATCTCCTGCACAATATACACTCTTATCGATAGTTTTATCATACCAATCATTACCAATAATACCATGAACGGCTGGGGTTGTACCAGTATAAACAGAAGTGTGTCCTGGTCCAGTATAGGTTGGGACGTAATTAAAGTGATGGTTTCTAGCATTAAAACCTTCGCGAATCATTCGCTTAAACCCATCTTCCCTATAACGTTCCCAATATCTGGTAATATAATCATAACGCATTTGATCCACGACTATACCTACCACCAACTTAGGTGACTCATAAGGTGCAGATGTTTGACCCACAGCAGTTAAGCTGCAAATAAAAGCAATTAAAAAGCTTAGTATATTTTTCATTTCTGTACTATTATTTCCACAAAAATAAGGGTTAAACTTTAGAGTAAAGTAAAATCAAGGTTACTATTATTTTTTTTACTTTAGTGCTGTCAATTTTTGCGCATGAAACATCTTAACGCTATAGGTCAATATTTTCTAATGATTAAGGAGGTTTTTCACAAACCTACAAAATGGTCTATCACCAAAAATCTTATTTTTAAAGAAATTGACGACCTCATTTACGGAGCTCTAGGTATCGTTATATTTATTTCATTTTTCGTTGGAGGGGTAGTTGCAATTCAAACAGCTCTAAACATCGATAATCCTTTAATTCCAAAATACCTAGTAGGATTTGCCACACGTCAATCCGTTATTTTGGAGTTTGCTCCTACCTTCACTTCCATTATTATGGCAGGTAAAATTGGATCCTACATTACCTCAAGTATAGGAACAATGCGTGTTACTGAACAAATTGACGCATTGGAAGTAATGGGTGTTAATTCAGTAAATTACCTTATTTTCCCAAAAATAGTCGCACTTATGTTCTATCCATTTTTAGTTGCCATAGGGATGTATCTAGGTATTTTAGGAGGCTGGGTTGCCGGAGTATACGGAGGCTACAGCACAAGTGCCGAATATATTATGGGAATACAGAGTGACTTCAAACCTTTTCACGTTTTTTACGCATTCACAAAAACATATGTTTTTGCTTTTATATTAGCTACCATACCTGCTTATCACGGCTATTACATGAAAGGGGGTGCGCTTGAAGTAGGTAAAGCCGCTACCACGTCTTTTGTTTGGACCAGTGTAGTTATTATTTTGGTAAATTATGTTATTACTCAATTACTTTTAGGATAATGATAGTTGCAGAAAATGTACATAAATCTTTTGGAGATTCTCACATATTAAAGGGAATCTCCACGGTTTTTGAAAAAGGAAAAACAAACCTAATCATAGGACAAAGTGGATCAGGTAAAACTGTATTTCTTAAATCACTACTGGGTCTTTTCACACCTGAGGAAGGATCCATTAGCTACGACGGAAAAATTTACCTAAACCTACAAAAAGATGATCAACGAAAGCTTCGTCAAAAAATGGGGATGGTTTTTCAAGGAAGCGCACTTTTTGATTCAATGACGGTGGAAGAAAATGTCATGTTTCCACTAAAAATGTTTTCTAATAAGTCAAGAGCTGAAATGAAAGAACGAGTAGATTTTGTATTAAATCGAGTTAATTTGGTTGATGCCCACCATAAATATCCTTCTGAAATTTCTGGAGGAATGCAAAAAAGGGTAGCAATTGCGCGTGCCATTGTTAACAAACCAAAATACCTGTTTTGTGACGAACCAAACTCAGGACTTGACCCTAATACGGCAATGGTAATTGATAACTTGATTAAAGAAATCACTGAAGAATACAACATCACTACTGTTATCAATACACATGATATGAATTCAGTAATGGAAATTGGCGAAAAAATTGTATTCTTAAAAAATGGATACAAGGAATGGGAAGGCACAAAACATGAAATCTTCAAAACCGATAATGAAGCCGTTACCAATTTCGTATATTCTTCGGAGTTGTTTAAAAAGGTTCGTCAAATGTATTTGGAAGAACGTGCCTAGAGTGTATTAAATATTATTGCGTGTTTACTATCAAGGTGTCAGACGCTATCTTTAATTGCAACCATTTTCTTAATTTTCTTAAATCGCGTTGCTGAGTTGCCTCACCTACTCCAGGCTTCCATTTCACCATAAATGTAGGTACTGTATCTATTTTAGCAAAATTAGACTTAAGAACATTAGCATATGAGAGTTCACTCAGGGATTCATAGTTAATCTGCGCTTCTTTAACAATCTGCTCAAATTCTGTACTCCCTTTGGTTAGCTTATTTAGGCGTTCCAATTCATTCTCCAATACATTTACCCTAGACTTACTATTTGCAAGCTCCTCTTTATGAGATTCGTATAACTCCATAATATAGCGACCTTGCTGGGCACCATCTTTATTTCCCTGAATAACCTTGAGCTCTGTATTTTTTAAGGAATTATAGTTTCCTAATTGATGTTTCCAAGTATTGATAACATTCTCTGGAATCACTTCATCTCCCATAAAAACCAATTCAATATAAGGATGACCATCATTATACTCAACATTTGAAAGCTCTTTTAAAAACATCCCTCCCTCTGAAAAACGATAAGGAACTATAGTATCCGAAATAAATTGAGATGCACTGTTATTAAAAGTTGATTTTTGCCATACTTTATAAAAAGTGTATCCAGCTGGAATCATTACCAACACAGCTAATATAGATACAAACCTAGAAAGACGTTTACGCTTAGAAGAATCCGCGTATTCAACCATTGGAAACTTAAGTACTTTAAGCACCAAAAAGGTCGCCAAAGCAATAAAAATGGTGTTTATAGTAAAAAGATACATGGCCCCAGCAGCATAATTAAAGTTTGCTATAGCTAAGCTAAAACCAACAGTACATAAGGGAGGCATTAAGGCAGTTGCAATAGCAACTCCATAAATAACACTTGCAATGGTTCCTTTTTTAGCCCTAGCAATTACCAATGCAAGTCCTCCAAAGAAAGCAATTAAAACATCCCTAATATCTGGTGCTGTTCTGGCTAGCAGCTCTGATGAGGCATCCCGTAATGGAAAGAATTTAAAAAACAAAAAGGCTGTAAGAATACTTAACCCTACCATCACAGCAAAATTCTTAACTGATCTTTTAAGAGTGTCAACATCATTAATCGCTAAAGACAATCCAATCCCTAAGATTGGCCCCATTAATGGTGAAATAAGCATCGCTCCAATAACAACTGCAGTAGAATTGGCATTCAAACCAACTGAAGCAATAAAAATTGAACAGATCAAAATCCATGAAGTATGCCCTCTAAAATTAATATCGGCTTTTATACTTTCAACAGTTGCATCCTGATCGGTTTCATTACGGATATCCAATAAGTCTCTAAAAAAATTTTTAAACCAATCTATGCCATTGAATAATGCCTTGTCTTGCTCTTGGGGCGAACTGTCATTTGGGTGGGTTTGTTCCATATAAATCTTACGCTAATTGTTCTCCAAATTGCTTTTTTGCTTCTGCAAGCATCATTTTTATATCTTGTTCTTTACTTTTTGGACATATAAGCAACACTTCTTCTTTATCGACTACAATATAATCATTCAAACCATCAATTACAACAACTTTTCCTTTTGCAGTACGTATCATGTTGCCTTCTGCCTTATAACATATCACTTGGGCATTAACAATGGCATTACGTGAAGAATCTTTAGGCAATTTTTCATATAAAGACCCCCAGGTTCCCAAATCATTCCAATCAAAAGATGCCGGCAATACATAGATATTAGGAGATGACTCTAAAATTGCATAGTCAACCGAAATATTATCCGCCAATGCATAGTTGTCTTGTATAAAAGCTGACTCACTTTCTGTATTATAAAAGGGCAACCCTTTTTCAAATAATTGATAAAGTTTCGGCTGAAAGTTATGAAAGGCTCTTAAAACACTTGAAACACTCCAAATAAAGATTCCTGCATTCCACAAATAATTTCCTTCCGCTAAAAACGACTTCGCTGTTTGGTAATTCGGTTTCTCTGTAAATTGTTGGACCTTCTGAACTCCATCTGAATTCCCTTTTTCATATTGTATATACCCATAACCAGTATTAGGAAATGTAGGTTTGACACCTAAAGTCATTAATACATCCTTGGAAGTAGCCTCATCAAAACTTCTCTGAATATCCTCTGTAAAAGCTACTTCATCCTCAATCCAATGATCACTTGGAGCCACAACCATTACTGCATCAGGATTTTCCTTCTGAATTTTAAAGGCTGCGTACAAAATACATGGTGCCGTATTTCGCATGGCAGGTTCCAACAGTATTTGCCTTTCAGTAATGTTAGGCAACTGCTCTAATACAAGAGAATTATACAGTGAATTAGTTAATACAAATATATTTTCTTGTGGAATCAAACCTTCTAACCTTTTAAAAGTGCGCTGTAGAAGCGTTTCTCCGGTCCCTAGCATGTCGTGAAATTGTTTGGGAAATGCTAACGTACTTACAGGCCAAAAGCGCGAGCCTACCCCACCGGCCATCAAAATGGCATAATAGTTTTTTTTCATTTTTTAAAGCTGTCTTCTTATCGTTTTTCAATCTTATGGCAATAACTCAACTTCGGCATTAGGCTGAAACAAGTAAGCCCTTCCTGTACTCACCTCAGTACATTCATAACGCTTCACTCGTTTGTTTCCTTTCTGAAATATCTTCCCGTTATAAATCCGAAAAAAACCACCATAAGGTACTTCAAAGATATAACTTTTCTCATTGGAAGGATCATACTGCTTTAATGCCAACGATAATTTAACGTCCGTATCACTACTAGCTGTTGGGTTTTTAAAATGGCGCGCCAAAACAGGCAATATAGAAGATGGAAATATCTCTGGATGAATCAACGGCAACATTAAGAATTGAAATGTATACTTCCACTCAACACCATGAGGTTTAATAGTTGTACCATATTTCTTAAAGGCTGCCAAATGTGCAATTTCATGTATAAGTGTTATTAGAAAGCGATACTTATTAAGATTTGCATTAACAGTTATTTGATGTAAACCGTTCGGCAATCTCCTATAATCACCATGTCGTGTTACTCGCTCATTGACAATTTTAAGATGCACTTCATATGAAGTGATCAACTCCAAACAGGTTGATACCGCCTTTTCAGGAACATATTTATGTAATACTGGGTGCAATTCTAAATGTAAAACCTAATTTTAAGGAGTACTATTTGAAACCTGTAATAGTTTTCCGTTATAATATTTGTGTCCCGTTAGGGCAAAACCAACAATATATTGAGCCATTTCACTGGCAGTCAAAGAGGCCTTATAACCAGGAAATGCTTCTTCAAGCATTTCAGTCTGCACAGCCCCTAATGCCAATACGTTAAAAGAAGGACCGGTTTCTTTGTATTCTTCTGCCAAAAGCTCAGTAAGAGTAATTAAAGCACCTTTAGAAGAGCTATATGCTGAAAGTCCAGGGAATTTCACGCTACCCTGCACACCGCCCATGCTACTGATATTCACCACATGCCCCTCTTTCGACATAAATGGAAGTATAGTTTTAATTAGGCTAGCTACTCCAAGAACATTTACTTGGTAAACTTCTAAAAATTCTTCAGAAGTGATTTCACTAAATGGTTTATTAACTAATTTTCCAGCATTATTGATTACAATATCTATATGCCTCCACTGATTTGTCACCCATTGTGACAATTTCAACATATCACCAGCTGTACTAATATCAAATGGCAAACAAGTTATATTAGGGTTTTTAAGAGAACTCAAAGGTTGCTGGTTTCTAGAAAGTGCTAAAACACTATGTCCTTCATTAGCTAAAAGTTGGGCCATTTCAAAACCTATCCCTCTGCTGGCACCAGTGATAATAACATGTTTCATGGTCAGGTAATTTTATTTTGCTGTTAACAATAAAAAATAGTCAAACAACAGTAATGTGTTTGACCTTTAGTTAGGATGTAATTCAAAATAATAATATTAATACATTTTTATTTCCTTATCGGAAGTCCCTGCCATTTTTTCAATTACAGGTATCATATCATTTATAAGTGTTGACATAAAGCCAAAATCCATAAACTGCACCTCATCCTTTACATGATGATAATATTCATAATTGGTAAAATCAAAGGTTGAAATGGTTTGAGCAGGTAATTTAAATTCCTCGAAAAACGAATAATTATCAGATCGTTTAAAAAGCTGATATTCTTCAGCCTGAGGTAAAAAACCTACTAATTCCTTCCCGGCATATTCGTTAATTTTTTGAGCCATATTCGACTTTTTAAATCCTGTTAAATAGGCTTTATAAGTTGAAGTCATCGGTACACCAATCATTTCAAAATTCACCATTGTATACATCGAAAAATTGTCTTCTTTCAATCGTTTTGCCAAATCCTTTGCGCCAACAAGCCCCATCTCCTCAGCTGTAAACAATACAAACAATAAACTTCTCTTATTCGTTTTTGCTCGCCCAAAATACTTAGCTAATTCAACCACAGCAGTTGTGCCAGTCGCGTTATCATTAGCACCATTAGCAATACTGTCATTTTCTATCGGTTTAACAACACCAATATGGTCATAATGAGCACCGATAATAATAAACTCGTTCTTTAAAACTGGGTCTGTCCCCTCCAAATATCCAACTACATTAAATGCATTTGACATACGTTGAAGCGTATCCTTATAATATTCAAAATACGGCTTAACTCCATGCTTTGTAAAAATCCCTTCAATATGATCAGCAGCTAACTCAATTCCAATAGTTCCTGTATTTCGACCTTGCAATTCATCAGAGGCAAGAAACTTCATTAAATCACCTACAGACTCCTCGGTAGATAAAGGAATATTATCAGTAAATTTTTTTGAAGCCTTGTCCGTATTATCAACAGATTTACATGAAACTGCAATTAAGATAAATAGTAGAAAAAAAATTTTCATGAGATTAGAATTGTTTTAATGGTTAAAGATAAAAAAAGAAGTTAATAATATTCCTTTAAGTCAAAAAACAGGTCAAAATTCCCAACTAAATACACCGTTAAAATAAAAAGCTGCCCATAAAATAGGCAGCTTTTTAGTATTTATTTTAGGAATTAGCTTATGCTAACATTGTTACAGGATTTTCTAAATATGCCTGTAGAGTTTGCAAGAACTGCGCACCTGTAGCCCCATCAACAGTTCGGTGATCACAAGCTAAGGTAACTTTCATAGTATTGCCAATAACTATCTGACCATTCTTCACTACAGGTTTTTCAACAATAGCACCTACAGAAAGTATGGCAGAATTGGGCTGATTAATGATAGATGTAAATTCCTGAATACCAAACATTCCAAGGTTTGATACCGTAAATGTACTTCCTTCCATTTCAGCTGGAGTTAACTTTTTACTTCTTGCTTTTCCAGCTAAATCCTTAACTTGGCTTCCTATTTGCGAAAGGCTCATCTGATCAGTAAATTTCAACACAGGAACTACCAAGCCGTCCTCAACTGCAACAGCTACTCCAACATGAACGTGATGATTATAACGAGTAGTATCAGCATTCCAAGTAGTATTTACCTGTGGGTGTTTTTTTAAAGCCATTGCGCATGCTTTAACTACCATATCATTAAAAGATACCTTGGTATCTGGAAGTGCATTGATAAAGCTTCTTGAAGCCATAGCATTTTCCATATCCACCTCTATAGTCAAATAATAATGAGGAGCTGTAAATTTAGATTCTCCCAAACGCTTAGCAATAGTCTTACGCATTTGTGAATTTTTCACTTCCTCAAAAGACTCTTGTCCTGCAGGTACAAATGGCATTACAGAAGCAACTTTACCTCCATCAGTCATCGATTTAACTTCCGAAGTTGATACAGCTTGAGGAGTAAAGTTCTCTACGTCTTTTTTAACAATGCGCCCATTTTCACCGGTACCTCTAATCTCCGCTAGATTAATACCTTTTTCTTGAGCTATCCTTTTTGCTAATGGAGAAGCAAAAACTCTCCCTCCATCATTTACAATAGAAGGTATATCTACTGTATTGGTTGCTTTTGGACTTTCATTAACGGATGACACCTCCTCTGTACTAGAGGTATGAGCCACACCGTCTTCTAATGCAGCTAAAACCGATTTAATATCTGTTCCCTTAGGTCCAATTACAGCCAATACAGAATCCACAGGAGCCGAACCTCCTTCTTCTATACCAATATAAAGCAATGTTCCTTTATAAAAAGACTCGAATTCCATTGTGGCCTTGTCTGTCTCTATTTCTGCCAAAATATCGCCCTCAACTACTTCATCACCAACCTTTTTCAACCAGCCAGCAACAGTACCTTCTGTCATTGTATCGCTAAGACGTGGCATAGTTACTATTTCTACCCCTTTAGGTATGGAAACAGTAGAAGTATTGTTAGAAACAACTTCTTTCGGCAGTTCTGAAATAACTTCTTTTGACACTCCTCCAGCTCCTAGTAATGATGAAATATCTTCCCCAGGTTGACCAATGATAGCAAGTAGCGTATCTACTTTAGCTCCTTCTCCTTCTTGAATTCCAATATGAAGTAGTGTGCCTGAGTGAAATGATTCAAACTCCATGGTAGCCTTATCAGTTTCAATTTCTGCTAAAATATCGCCTTCACTAACGGAGTCTCCAACTTTTTTAAGCCACTTTGCAACTACACCTTCTTCCATGGTGTCGCTTAATCGCGGCATATTGATAATTTCTGCCATTATTATGAAAGTTTATGTGGTAAAAAAGGATAATTTTCTTGAGAGTATACTACATCGTACATTACATTCTTATCAGGATATGCAGAATTTTCAGCAAACTCCTCACACTCTTTAACCAAATCCGTTACGCGTTGATTTATTGCTTCGATTTCTGTATCGGTAGCATACTTTTTCTCTTTAATAACATCTAAAACTTGAGTTATAGGATCTATCTTCTTGTACTCTTCTACTTCTTCTTTAGTCCTATAATGCTGAGCATCACTCATAGAGTGTCCACGGTAACGATATGTCTTCATTTCAAGGAAAGTAGGTCCACCTCCACTACGAGCTCTTTCAATTGCCTCGTGCATAGCCTCCGCTACTTTCACCGGATTCATACCATCTACTGGACCACATGGCATTTCATAACCTAATGCCAATTTCCAAATATCAGTATGATTTGCAGTTCGTTGAACAGAGGTTCCCATTGCGTATCCATTATTTTCAACAATAAACACTACTGGAAGATTCCAAAGCATTGCTAGGTTGAAGGTTTCATGCAATGACCCCTGGCGAGTTGCACCATCACCCATGTATGTTAGAGTAACTGAATCTCTTCCGAAGTACTTATCCCCAAAAGCCAATCCAGCTCCTAAAGGAATTTGTCCTCCTACAATACCATGACCTCCGTAAAAACGGTGTTCTTTAGAGAAAATGTGCATTGAACCTCCTAGTCCAAAAGACGTTCCGGTTCCTTTTCCATACAGTTCAGCCATCACCCTACGTGGATCAACACCCATACCGATGGGTTGTACGTGATTTCTGTAGGCGGTTATCATTCTATCTTTAGTAAGATCCATTGCGTGCAAAGCACCCGCCAATACTGCCTCCTGTCCGTTGTACAAATGGAGAAATCCTCTCACTTTTTGTTGGATGTAAACTGCGGCAAGTTTGTCCTCAAACTTTCTCCAAAAGAGCATGTCCTCGTACCACTTCAGGTACACTTCTTTAGTCACTTTTTTCATTGCTAATGTTCTATTATTGCTTTGTTACCATGAAATCCACCTAATTTTTCAAAAAAAATAATAGTCAGATATTTTGTAAAGCATTTTCTTTCGCACGTAATTTTATGCGAAGTACAAAAGTAGTGTTTTCAGCAAACGTGGAAAAATGAAAAAGTGCTTTTATAAGTGATTTTTGTTAAAAAAAAAATTCATCTATAAAAAGCACACTTACTGCCCTAAAACTAAATCGATTTAGATGTTAGGATAATGCAGATCCATCAAAAATCAAGGGTAATAAATCTTTAAGAGAATCTGATTTTATTACCTTACCTGTTTCTCCCATAAAATAAATTTCAATAGGAGTTTGTTGCCCTACCTCATATTCAGCAATAGTCTGACGACAAGCTCCACAAGGAGGAACTGGCGTCATTACAGTTTTATGATCCGAAGCAGCGGTAACTGCCATTTGAGTAATTTTCTGATTAGGAAACTGCGCCCCTGCATGATATATTGCAACTCGTTCGGCACACAACCCAGAAGGATAAGAAGCATTTTCTTGATTACTTCCTATTACAACCTCTCCGTTTTCCAACAACAAGGCTGCACCCACCTTAAAATGAGAATATGGTGCATAAGCATTTCTACGAGCATCTACAGCCCTTTTCATAAGTTCTTGAACTTCTATAGGCAATTCTTCTATCGAATCATAAACCGCATATTGTATCTTTATATCTATTGTTTTCAA harbors:
- the pafA gene encoding alkaline phosphatase PafA encodes the protein MKNILSFLIAFICSLTAVGQTSAPYESPKLVVGIVVDQMRYDYITRYWERYREDGFKRMIREGFNARNHHFNYVPTYTGPGHTSVYTGTTPAVHGIIGNDWYDKTIDKSVYCAGDDNVTPVGTQDAAGKMSPHRMKTTTVTDQLKLATQSRSKVIGIALKDRGAILPAGHTADAAYWFHGKNEGAWITSSYYMEELPKWVKDFNKAKSVSKYKKEWNTLYDIHTYVASGSDDNTFEGKFKGENAPVFPHNLPNLWKDNGSYDILKATPFGNSITTDFALAALEGEQLGQGKTTDFLAISYSSPDYIGHSFGVNSIEVEDCYLRLDLELARLFSALDSRVGKGNYTVFLTADHGAVHVPAYLKSLNIPAGYFEKNEFVGRLKNFLKNKFNSDKLIKNVSNNQLFLDYDELAAINQSAKEVQEAIAEEILNYDGIAEVYTAHSMKTQHYTEGMAYMLQKGFNHKRSGDVLVVLDASFISYSRTGSTHGSGFNYDTQVPFLMFGNGIKQGSTTRRTEIPDIAPTVAALLGIAYPNGTTGNPVGEALIEK
- a CDS encoding MlaE family ABC transporter permease: MKHLNAIGQYFLMIKEVFHKPTKWSITKNLIFKEIDDLIYGALGIVIFISFFVGGVVAIQTALNIDNPLIPKYLVGFATRQSVILEFAPTFTSIIMAGKIGSYITSSIGTMRVTEQIDALEVMGVNSVNYLIFPKIVALMFYPFLVAIGMYLGILGGWVAGVYGGYSTSAEYIMGIQSDFKPFHVFYAFTKTYVFAFILATIPAYHGYYMKGGALEVGKAATTSFVWTSVVIILVNYVITQLLLG
- a CDS encoding ABC transporter ATP-binding protein; its protein translation is MIVAENVHKSFGDSHILKGISTVFEKGKTNLIIGQSGSGKTVFLKSLLGLFTPEEGSISYDGKIYLNLQKDDQRKLRQKMGMVFQGSALFDSMTVEENVMFPLKMFSNKSRAEMKERVDFVLNRVNLVDAHHKYPSEISGGMQKRVAIARAIVNKPKYLFCDEPNSGLDPNTAMVIDNLIKEITEEYNITTVINTHDMNSVMEIGEKIVFLKNGYKEWEGTKHEIFKTDNEAVTNFVYSSELFKKVRQMYLEERA
- a CDS encoding DUF389 domain-containing protein, giving the protein MEQTHPNDSSPQEQDKALFNGIDWFKNFFRDLLDIRNETDQDATVESIKADINFRGHTSWILICSIFIASVGLNANSTAVVIGAMLISPLMGPILGIGLSLAINDVDTLKRSVKNFAVMVGLSILTAFLFFKFFPLRDASSELLARTAPDIRDVLIAFFGGLALVIARAKKGTIASVIYGVAIATALMPPLCTVGFSLAIANFNYAAGAMYLFTINTIFIALATFLVLKVLKFPMVEYADSSKRKRLSRFVSILAVLVMIPAGYTFYKVWQKSTFNNSASQFISDTIVPYRFSEGGMFLKELSNVEYNDGHPYIELVFMGDEVIPENVINTWKHQLGNYNSLKNTELKVIQGNKDGAQQGRYIMELYESHKEELANSKSRVNVLENELERLNKLTKGSTEFEQIVKEAQINYESLSELSYANVLKSNFAKIDTVPTFMVKWKPGVGEATQQRDLRKLRKWLQLKIASDTLIVNTQ
- a CDS encoding mannose-1-phosphate guanylyltransferase codes for the protein MKKNYYAILMAGGVGSRFWPVSTLAFPKQFHDMLGTGETLLQRTFKRLEGLIPQENIFVLTNSLYNSLVLEQLPNITERQILLEPAMRNTAPCILYAAFKIQKENPDAVMVVAPSDHWIEDEVAFTEDIQRSFDEATSKDVLMTLGVKPTFPNTGYGYIQYEKGNSDGVQKVQQFTEKPNYQTAKSFLAEGNYLWNAGIFIWSVSSVLRAFHNFQPKLYQLFEKGLPFYNTESESAFIQDNYALADNISVDYAILESSPNIYVLPASFDWNDLGTWGSLYEKLPKDSSRNAIVNAQVICYKAEGNMIRTAKGKVVVIDGLNDYIVVDKEEVLLICPKSKEQDIKMMLAEAKKQFGEQLA
- a CDS encoding SprT-like domain-containing protein, with amino-acid sequence MHPVLHKYVPEKAVSTCLELITSYEVHLKIVNERVTRHGDYRRLPNGLHQITVNANLNKYRFLITLIHEIAHLAAFKKYGTTIKPHGVEWKYTFQFLMLPLIHPEIFPSSILPVLARHFKNPTASSDTDVKLSLALKQYDPSNEKSYIFEVPYGGFFRIYNGKIFQKGNKRVKRYECTEVSTGRAYLFQPNAEVELLP
- a CDS encoding SDR family NAD(P)-dependent oxidoreductase — its product is MKHVIITGASRGIGFEMAQLLANEGHSVLALSRNQQPLSSLKNPNITCLPFDISTAGDMLKLSQWVTNQWRHIDIVINNAGKLVNKPFSEITSEEFLEVYQVNVLGVASLIKTILPFMSKEGHVVNISSMGGVQGSVKFPGLSAYSSSKGALITLTELLAEEYKETGPSFNVLALGAVQTEMLEEAFPGYKASLTASEMAQYIVGFALTGHKYYNGKLLQVSNSTP
- a CDS encoding M28 family peptidase, translated to MKIFFLLFILIAVSCKSVDNTDKASKKFTDNIPLSTEESVGDLMKFLASDELQGRNTGTIGIELAADHIEGIFTKHGVKPYFEYYKDTLQRMSNAFNVVGYLEGTDPVLKNEFIIIGAHYDHIGVVKPIENDSIANGANDNATGTTAVVELAKYFGRAKTNKRSLLFVLFTAEEMGLVGAKDLAKRLKEDNFSMYTMVNFEMIGVPMTSTYKAYLTGFKKSNMAQKINEYAGKELVGFLPQAEEYQLFKRSDNYSFFEEFKLPAQTISTFDFTNYEYYHHVKDEVQFMDFGFMSTLINDMIPVIEKMAGTSDKEIKMY
- the pdhA gene encoding pyruvate dehydrogenase (acetyl-transferring) E1 component subunit alpha — translated: MKKVTKEVYLKWYEDMLFWRKFEDKLAAVYIQQKVRGFLHLYNGQEAVLAGALHAMDLTKDRMITAYRNHVQPIGMGVDPRRVMAELYGKGTGTSFGLGGSMHIFSKEHRFYGGHGIVGGQIPLGAGLAFGDKYFGRDSVTLTYMGDGATRQGSLHETFNLAMLWNLPVVFIVENNGYAMGTSVQRTANHTDIWKLALGYEMPCGPVDGMNPVKVAEAMHEAIERARSGGGPTFLEMKTYRYRGHSMSDAQHYRTKEEVEEYKKIDPITQVLDVIKEKKYATDTEIEAINQRVTDLVKECEEFAENSAYPDKNVMYDVVYSQENYPFLPHKLS
- the cdd gene encoding cytidine deaminase, whose protein sequence is MKTIDIKIQYAVYDSIEELPIEVQELMKRAVDARRNAYAPYSHFKVGAALLLENGEVVIGSNQENASYPSGLCAERVAIYHAGAQFPNQKITQMAVTAASDHKTVMTPVPPCGACRQTIAEYEVGQQTPIEIYFMGETGKVIKSDSLKDLLPLIFDGSALS